One region of Chlorobiota bacterium genomic DNA includes:
- a CDS encoding SDR family NAD(P)-dependent oxidoreductase: protein MPTQRIILTGASSGIGAILAVEYAKQCCKLLLVARRKDRLESVAAQVAAAGGEAIILAADVTEPETAATAVDLAVQAWGGVDLVIANAGTSSPQWFNSFDAADAEQTMRVNWFSLVRMVQVVIPLFRRQGGGTFVAISSLAGYRGMPGSGPYNASKAAVTTLMQSLRTEVVGTPIRLLTISPGFIRTPMTDKNEFPMPFLMEPEQGARRIMAAIAKGKSEYRFPARLSAAVRLLQWMPNWLFDRLMNKLRPNPRDASPSVAEPNARRRR, encoded by the coding sequence ATGCCAACTCAACGAATTATTCTGACCGGAGCCAGCAGTGGGATTGGGGCAATCTTGGCGGTTGAGTACGCCAAACAATGCTGCAAACTGCTGCTGGTGGCGCGGCGAAAAGATCGGCTGGAATCGGTTGCTGCGCAGGTTGCCGCCGCCGGGGGCGAAGCCATTATTCTTGCTGCCGACGTCACAGAACCGGAAACCGCCGCCACCGCCGTGGATCTGGCAGTGCAAGCATGGGGCGGGGTTGATCTGGTGATTGCAAACGCCGGAACCAGCAGCCCACAATGGTTCAATTCCTTCGATGCCGCCGATGCCGAACAGACCATGCGCGTGAACTGGTTCAGCCTTGTCCGAATGGTTCAGGTGGTAATCCCCCTGTTCCGCCGCCAGGGGGGCGGAACGTTCGTGGCGATCAGCTCACTTGCGGGATACCGCGGGATGCCTGGCTCCGGCCCCTACAACGCCAGCAAAGCCGCCGTCACCACGCTGATGCAAAGCCTACGGACCGAAGTGGTTGGCACGCCAATCCGGCTCCTGACCATCAGCCCCGGATTTATCCGCACCCCAATGACCGACAAAAATGAATTCCCCATGCCCTTTTTGATGGAGCCGGAACAGGGTGCGCGCCGAATCATGGCAGCGATTGCCAAGGGGAAATCGGAGTATCGCTTCCCCGCCCGCCTTAGCGCGGCAGTGCGGTTGCTACAATGGATGCCGAACTGGTTGTTCGACCGTTTGATGAACAAGCTGCGCCCCAACCCTCGCGATGCATCCCCCTCCGTTGCCGAACCCAACGCCCGCCGCCGCCGCTAA
- a CDS encoding glycosyltransferase family 2 protein, protein MQASLHADPQQHLPTISVVIPLFNEEESLRELGKRLETTLQQMAGERYEVIFVDDGSRDGSFSVIQELHRKNPRFQAIRFRTNYGKSAALSVGFAKARGQFVYTMDADLQDDPAELPAMMEKLESGYDLVSGWKKRRHDPWHKTMPSKLFNKVVQTVTKLKIHDFNCGLKLYRSEVLPQLSVYGEMHRYLPAQAHWQGFRVAELPVTHHARKHGVSKFGVSRFLKGYLDLLTLLLTFRYSTRPLHVFGTIGTIVALVGFLIDLWLSIEWFLGMTSLTNRPLALLGVLLIIVGVQLVSIGLIGEMIAKNSLDNARYSIREILE, encoded by the coding sequence ATGCAAGCCAGTTTGCACGCCGACCCGCAGCAGCATCTGCCCACAATCAGCGTGGTGATCCCCCTTTTCAACGAGGAAGAATCACTGCGTGAACTTGGCAAACGGCTGGAAACGACCTTGCAGCAGATGGCCGGCGAACGCTACGAAGTCATCTTCGTGGACGATGGCTCGCGCGATGGCTCATTTTCGGTGATCCAAGAACTCCACCGGAAAAACCCGCGCTTCCAGGCCATTCGTTTCCGCACGAATTATGGGAAATCGGCAGCCCTCTCCGTTGGGTTTGCGAAGGCTCGCGGCCAGTTCGTGTACACCATGGATGCGGACCTGCAAGATGACCCTGCCGAACTTCCTGCCATGATGGAAAAACTGGAAAGCGGCTACGACCTTGTAAGCGGCTGGAAAAAACGGCGGCATGATCCGTGGCATAAAACCATGCCAAGCAAGCTCTTCAATAAAGTGGTGCAAACCGTCACCAAGCTGAAGATTCACGACTTCAATTGCGGGCTGAAACTTTACCGCAGCGAAGTCCTGCCGCAGCTAAGCGTTTATGGCGAGATGCACCGGTACCTTCCGGCACAAGCGCACTGGCAAGGGTTTCGGGTGGCCGAGCTTCCGGTGACGCACCATGCGCGGAAGCACGGGGTAAGCAAGTTCGGCGTAAGCCGGTTTCTGAAAGGCTACCTTGATTTGCTGACGCTGCTGCTGACCTTCCGATACTCCACCCGCCCGCTCCACGTTTTTGGAACAATTGGGACCATCGTCGCGCTTGTCGGATTCTTGATTGACCTTTGGCTAAGCATCGAGTGGTTCCTGGGGATGACCTCCTTAACCAACCGCCCGCTGGCGTTGTTGGGGGTGCTGCTGATTATCGTGGGGGTGCAGTTGGTATCAATCGGGCTGATTGGCGAGATGATCGCAAAAAACTCGCTGGACAACGCCCGCTACTCCATTCGCGAAATTTTAGAATAA
- a CDS encoding class I SAM-dependent methyltransferase, translating into MLSTVNSFDFIDATDKYLWGYMYGLSREYIIDYLESKNVPISGAKIIEIGCAEGGNLCAMAERGAAELVGTDINEPRLVHAKQIAEKLGLDITYSTHDVIYDEPLPEWIGHFDIAMLRDVIEHLDDAEIALRNIRRILKPGGVLYVTFPPYYSAFGGHQQTLVNWSSKVPFMHLLPKPIFEKMIASGRPADQVEVRRLRDIRMTTNKLRKAAAAAGYSIADEKLYLIRPVYKMKFGMNPIGANFLKPLPGLRDIVALEAGYILKNRE; encoded by the coding sequence ATGCTGTCAACCGTAAATTCTTTTGATTTTATTGATGCTACCGATAAATATTTGTGGGGGTATATGTATGGCCTTTCGCGGGAGTATATCATTGATTATTTGGAGTCGAAAAACGTTCCGATTTCGGGCGCAAAAATTATTGAGATTGGATGCGCCGAAGGGGGAAATCTTTGCGCAATGGCCGAGCGGGGCGCGGCAGAACTTGTGGGGACCGATATCAACGAGCCGCGGCTGGTCCACGCCAAGCAGATTGCCGAGAAATTAGGGCTTGATATCACCTACAGCACGCACGACGTTATCTACGATGAGCCGCTGCCGGAGTGGATTGGCCATTTTGACATCGCCATGCTCCGTGACGTTATCGAGCATTTGGACGATGCCGAAATTGCCTTGCGAAATATCCGCCGCATCCTGAAGCCAGGCGGGGTTTTATATGTCACCTTCCCCCCCTACTACTCTGCTTTTGGCGGGCACCAGCAAACGTTGGTGAATTGGTCCAGCAAAGTCCCGTTTATGCACCTTTTGCCGAAGCCGATTTTTGAAAAAATGATTGCAAGCGGACGACCCGCCGACCAAGTGGAGGTGCGCCGCCTGCGCGACATTCGGATGACAACGAATAAACTGCGCAAGGCCGCCGCTGCTGCCGGTTATTCCATTGCCGACGAGAAGCTCTATCTTATCCGCCCGGTGTATAAAATGAAATTTGGGATGAACCCAATTGGGGCAAATTTCCTGAAGCCTTTGCCGGGGCTGCGTGATATTGTGGCGTTGGAGGCCGGGTATATTCTGAAAAATCGCGAGTAA
- a CDS encoding ComF family protein, whose translation MDLLQHFDSDHLAIFAIGALYLFEQDSPVQRIIHALKYQGCYDLGVELGKELGATIKMFPEFHGVDAVVPVPLHHARRRERGYNQAEAIATGVAHAFSVELLTDRLHRSRHTISQTSLNAKERQRNVQNAFAARNESLAGRTVLLCDDVCTTGATLNICADRLLSAGAKRVVAATAAKDLVANFNAPKTDVSQLLFP comes from the coding sequence ATGGATTTGCTTCAACATTTTGACAGCGACCACCTTGCGATTTTCGCAATCGGCGCGCTGTATTTATTCGAGCAAGATTCGCCAGTGCAGCGGATTATCCACGCGCTGAAATATCAAGGTTGCTACGATTTAGGGGTTGAGCTTGGCAAGGAATTGGGCGCAACCATCAAGATGTTCCCCGAATTTCACGGGGTTGATGCGGTGGTCCCGGTTCCGCTGCACCACGCACGGCGGCGCGAACGGGGATATAACCAGGCCGAGGCAATTGCAACCGGCGTTGCGCACGCTTTTTCGGTGGAGCTTTTGACCGACCGCTTGCACCGCAGCCGCCACACCATCAGCCAAACCAGCTTGAACGCAAAAGAACGCCAGCGCAACGTGCAGAACGCATTTGCCGCACGCAACGAATCGCTGGCCGGGCGGACCGTCCTGCTGTGCGATGACGTTTGCACCACCGGCGCAACGCTGAACATCTGCGCCGACCGACTTTTGTCCGCCGGAGCGAAACGTGTGGTTGCGGCGACGGCGGCCAAGGACCTTGTTGCCAATTTCAACGCTCCCAAAACCGACGTTTCGCAATTGCTGTTCCCGTAG
- a CDS encoding NAD(P)H-hydrate dehydratase — MQPILTAAEMRAADSKAIHRYGIPSLVLMENAARGVIDAMAARYGSLSGKRILVICGKGNNGGDGLAIARLATIAGARATAVLLFAPDQLSPDASAQLSIVRAIAANHALAWEDEGWMRERYDIIVDAALGIGGGGTLRPPISSAVEWMNQQPAEIVAVDLPTGVDADTGEAPLAAVQANLTVTLGAWKPGLLLRDGPNHSGAVVVAHIGAPRAVYANSSLQLLDRQLAASLLPSIPHARHKYSRGSVMAIAGARGMSGAAILTATAAMRAGAGLVVLGMPEGIALPHPLPPELMTRTLPSDSNGAFDSGNGIEGLLNDLPRFATLAVGPGVSRSEGVATFVRQLVEASPIPTVLDADGLNAFAGNAAGLANRKAPLVITPHHGEMARLLATKKEEVGANPIATARQAAATTGAIVVLKGAPTVVAAPSGSAWILHAGNPGMATAGSGDVLTGTIASLIAQLGDSLAGALLGTFLHSHAGDLAAAAIGQRSMIASDLITHLPEAYNTLQ, encoded by the coding sequence ATGCAGCCTATCCTGACCGCCGCCGAAATGCGCGCCGCCGATTCCAAGGCAATCCACCGCTACGGCATTCCCAGCCTTGTGCTGATGGAGAATGCTGCGCGGGGGGTGATAGATGCAATGGCCGCCCGATATGGCTCGCTATCGGGAAAGCGCATTTTGGTTATCTGCGGCAAAGGGAACAACGGTGGCGATGGGCTTGCGATTGCTCGGCTGGCCACGATTGCCGGGGCCAGGGCCACCGCCGTTTTGCTGTTTGCGCCGGACCAACTTTCCCCCGATGCTTCGGCCCAGCTTTCCATTGTTCGCGCCATTGCGGCCAATCACGCTCTTGCTTGGGAGGATGAAGGGTGGATGAGGGAGCGATACGACATCATTGTTGACGCGGCACTTGGCATCGGCGGCGGCGGCACACTGCGCCCGCCAATCAGCAGCGCGGTGGAGTGGATGAACCAGCAACCTGCCGAAATCGTTGCCGTGGATCTTCCCACAGGCGTTGATGCCGACACCGGCGAAGCCCCCTTAGCCGCAGTGCAAGCCAACCTGACGGTGACGCTTGGAGCATGGAAACCTGGGTTGCTTCTGCGCGATGGTCCCAACCATTCCGGCGCGGTGGTGGTTGCCCACATCGGCGCGCCGCGTGCGGTGTATGCCAACAGCAGTTTGCAGCTGCTGGATCGCCAGCTTGCGGCAAGCCTTCTTCCCTCTATTCCCCATGCGCGGCACAAGTACAGCCGCGGGTCCGTGATGGCGATTGCTGGCGCACGCGGGATGTCCGGCGCGGCGATATTGACCGCAACAGCAGCGATGCGGGCCGGGGCGGGATTAGTGGTGCTGGGGATGCCAGAAGGGATCGCACTCCCCCACCCCCTTCCCCCGGAATTGATGACGCGAACGCTCCCTTCCGACAGCAACGGGGCGTTCGATTCGGGAAATGGGATTGAGGGGTTGTTGAACGATCTTCCCCGCTTTGCCACGCTTGCGGTTGGCCCCGGCGTGTCACGCTCCGAAGGTGTGGCAACGTTCGTGCGCCAGCTTGTTGAAGCAAGCCCAATCCCCACGGTGTTGGATGCCGACGGGCTGAACGCTTTTGCCGGAAACGCTGCGGGCTTGGCCAACCGAAAAGCCCCGTTAGTAATTACGCCACACCACGGCGAAATGGCGCGGCTGCTGGCAACCAAGAAAGAAGAAGTTGGGGCAAACCCGATTGCCACGGCCAGGCAAGCTGCGGCCACAACCGGCGCGATTGTTGTGCTGAAAGGCGCGCCAACAGTGGTTGCCGCCCCCAGTGGATCCGCGTGGATTCTTCATGCCGGAAACCCCGGCATGGCAACCGCCGGAAGCGGCGATGTTCTTACCGGAACCATTGCTTCGCTGATTGCTCAATTGGGCGATTCGCTTGCGGGCGCGTTGCTGGGGACGTTTCTCCACAGCCATGCCGGAGACCTTGCCGCAGCAGCCATCGGCCAGCGAAGCATGATCGCCAGCGACCTTATCACACATCTACCAGAAGCCTACAACACCCTTCAATGA
- the vanZ gene encoding VanZ family protein, whose protein sequence is MSNRRATDFLQLVLPLIAHCATIYYVSSLPSPPTPDLGFDWGDKVVHAGAFGLMGLLAVRAARWFAEGKTLARWITVGLLFCCIYAGLDEVHQSYVPGRDADVMDWVADIVGAALAGEAIWLIRRTGWGAALFNPST, encoded by the coding sequence ATGAGCAACCGCCGCGCCACGGATTTCCTGCAGCTTGTGCTCCCCCTTATCGCCCACTGCGCCACGATTTACTACGTCAGCTCGCTCCCCTCACCCCCCACCCCCGACTTGGGTTTTGATTGGGGGGATAAGGTGGTTCACGCAGGGGCATTTGGGCTGATGGGATTGCTTGCCGTCCGCGCCGCACGGTGGTTTGCCGAAGGAAAGACGTTGGCACGTTGGATCACCGTGGGGCTGCTCTTCTGCTGTATCTATGCCGGATTGGATGAGGTTCATCAATCCTACGTCCCGGGCCGCGATGCCGACGTGATGGACTGGGTGGCCGACATTGTTGGGGCCGCGCTTGCTGGCGAAGCAATTTGGCTGATCCGCCGAACGGGATGGGGCGCGGCGTTGTTCAATCCAAGCACCTAA
- a CDS encoding VWA domain-containing protein yields the protein MRAMFVLCILALSATHSYAQDLAFFNITHWENLVKKAKFFAHDSAGKQQYPTVADVSITEDGLPVNLISVVSPSPTPYKPLSTVLVFDIATVTVTDTGSIPNIRFAKAAAQTWINKIVPYESQCAISGFRRKYSLNQDFTFNKAKLLAATERLQSSSDRNIEEALISNRVSALQLTKNANYKSIIILLTDSYQPHLNTSEIIAEAKRQNCTIYTVTIGLPTSDSLQKISKETGGKWFDAITSIEQVQKAYREIYYHAQGHQPCEISWVGSAQCFTDQRTASLQWNGKTATVSYYYGSSHILPNQKGLFFNSKLPGKKYDTTIKLTARNINIAISQITSSNPAFDINPKQLTLYGAIGQNLVVSYTPTDSSYAWTQFTLHSDVCRYTYFASGGFPSVSLKQPTLSLTKPTDNILVAGSNTEVAWNGILTAKRFAKIRARGNSGLEVSLTLGGTPQYR from the coding sequence ATGCGAGCGATGTTCGTGCTATGTATCCTTGCCTTATCGGCAACCCATAGCTATGCCCAAGACTTAGCATTCTTTAATATCACACACTGGGAGAACCTGGTTAAAAAGGCGAAGTTTTTCGCACATGATTCTGCTGGGAAACAGCAATACCCAACAGTAGCTGATGTATCTATCACTGAAGATGGTCTCCCTGTCAATCTGATTTCGGTAGTCTCACCTTCCCCCACCCCCTACAAGCCACTTTCCACTGTGCTTGTGTTTGATATTGCCACCGTAACAGTCACCGATACAGGAAGCATTCCCAATATCAGATTTGCAAAAGCAGCAGCCCAGACATGGATCAATAAAATTGTGCCATACGAGAGCCAATGCGCAATTTCAGGATTCAGGAGGAAGTATTCTCTTAATCAAGATTTCACATTCAACAAAGCAAAGCTGCTGGCAGCCACTGAGCGGCTGCAATCAAGCAGCGACAGGAATATTGAGGAGGCTTTGATAAGCAACCGAGTATCAGCATTGCAATTGACAAAAAACGCCAATTATAAAAGCATCATCATTCTATTAACGGATAGCTATCAACCCCACCTGAATACAAGTGAGATTATTGCAGAAGCAAAACGGCAAAATTGCACTATTTACACAGTAACAATAGGATTACCAACGTCCGATTCTCTGCAAAAGATCAGCAAGGAGACAGGGGGCAAATGGTTCGATGCCATCACTTCAATAGAGCAAGTACAAAAGGCATATCGAGAAATATATTACCATGCTCAAGGCCATCAACCTTGTGAAATATCATGGGTTGGTAGTGCGCAATGCTTTACCGACCAACGGACGGCCTCACTACAATGGAATGGAAAGACAGCAACAGTTTCTTATTACTATGGGAGTTCGCACATCCTCCCCAACCAGAAAGGGTTGTTCTTTAATTCGAAGTTACCCGGTAAAAAATATGACACAACCATCAAGCTCACCGCAAGAAATATAAATATTGCTATTTCGCAGATAACCAGTTCAAACCCAGCGTTCGATATCAACCCAAAGCAGCTCACTCTTTATGGTGCAATCGGCCAAAACTTAGTTGTCAGCTATACCCCAACGGATAGCAGTTATGCGTGGACCCAATTCACATTACATTCTGATGTTTGCCGCTACACATATTTTGCAAGCGGAGGTTTTCCATCAGTAAGCCTAAAGCAACCAACGCTTTCATTAACCAAGCCAACTGATAATATTTTAGTTGCCGGAAGCAATACCGAAGTTGCTTGGAACGGTATACTCACTGCAAAGAGGTTTGCGAAAATCAGAGCACGTGGAAATTCAGGGTTAGAAGTCTCTCTAACTCTGGGCGGTACTCCTCAATATCGTTGA
- a CDS encoding IS630 family transposase has translation MIELTEELRTQLRKLQRMEKEKRRYVKITTLLMLDGGFSVGETAFALGVDNSTIYRYAEGYRASKSFEDYIEDKYVCYGGKLSGEQASAVSKELEGHLHHTSKEVVELVCERYGVRYTESGMVALLKRLGFVYKKTSLVLQKGNRAEQEEFLERLAGLLADRGEGEEGGVVYFSDAVHPQHNTRSSYGWIKSGSRYEVRSNTGRERVNINAALNAHDVGDVEVVESERVDSESTIELYAALERKHPSGRIRVICDNARYYRSRRLREWLSSSRIEQVFLPSYSPNLNLIERLWKYMRKKVIDRRYYETKDEFRGAIRRFFNDIEEYRPELERLLTLNFHVL, from the coding sequence ATGATAGAACTTACGGAGGAATTACGGACACAACTGCGGAAATTGCAGCGAATGGAGAAAGAGAAGCGTCGGTATGTGAAGATCACGACGCTGCTGATGCTTGACGGGGGATTTAGCGTTGGCGAGACGGCCTTTGCGTTGGGTGTTGATAATTCGACGATATATCGGTATGCCGAAGGGTATCGAGCATCAAAGAGCTTTGAGGATTACATAGAAGACAAGTATGTGTGCTATGGTGGGAAGCTGAGCGGTGAACAGGCATCAGCTGTATCGAAGGAACTGGAGGGACATCTGCATCATACATCGAAGGAGGTGGTGGAGTTGGTGTGCGAGCGTTATGGTGTGCGATATACGGAGAGCGGGATGGTAGCATTGCTGAAGCGTCTGGGCTTTGTGTACAAGAAGACGAGTCTGGTGCTCCAGAAGGGGAATCGAGCGGAGCAGGAGGAATTTCTTGAACGTCTGGCGGGATTGCTTGCTGATAGGGGTGAAGGCGAGGAAGGTGGGGTAGTGTATTTCAGTGATGCGGTGCATCCTCAGCACAACACACGGAGCAGTTACGGGTGGATCAAGTCGGGGAGTCGGTATGAAGTGCGATCGAACACGGGTCGGGAACGTGTGAACATCAACGCGGCATTGAACGCGCATGATGTGGGAGATGTGGAGGTGGTGGAAAGCGAGCGGGTGGATAGTGAATCAACGATTGAGTTGTATGCAGCCTTAGAGCGGAAGCATCCGAGTGGAAGGATCAGAGTGATTTGCGACAACGCGAGATACTATCGGAGTCGTCGTTTGCGGGAGTGGTTATCATCATCGCGAATAGAGCAGGTATTTTTGCCGAGTTACTCACCGAATTTGAATTTAATTGAGCGATTATGGAAATACATGAGGAAGAAGGTAATAGACAGGAGGTATTATGAAACGAAGGATGAATTTCGTGGAGCTATCCGAAGATTTTTCAACGATATTGAGGAGTACCGCCCAGAGTTAGAGAGACTTCTAACCCTGAATTTCCACGTGCTCTGA
- a CDS encoding SBBP repeat-containing protein, whose protein sequence is MAWNPIVRNARGGKYLWRVPNIESNSCLLRARQALFGISQQPHQWPQRIGGPKSESVSGIVADNAGHIFIAGYSTGEITDFGSSALKTSGGYVAKYSTDGRRIWVVQFTGIPSNAGKGIAIDNAGNLVITGRFFNKMDIGDTSLTAVGGADIFVAKFDSDGNLQWATQAGGIDPDQSQAVTTDKQGNIYITGSFFKRASFGEYELINTLIERNDTANYFRSYENAFVAKYSKDGKIVWVKKFDGISNTSRDAVYGGGISMDASGNLIVIGNFNGWIKYDTTLFYSHSEEDVFIGKFTTDGELIWLDHYGIPGVSTPIFFDALTIDSANNIILTVSINYRGYLLKFNTDGDRLLGQYMPSRFYQNRHEIYPPQSSIVSDKYGNIFLICSLISKTNIGIDTLPRNNYEGNTLVSKIHPDGTYEWSTVIGSSESGTSRSITLDSLNNIFVAGGFHNTGNFLDSQMTTVKYEDVFISQVMDITANSTLSNISFQIKKSKVASKDVDFGNVGAGYQKDTVIQDFIRNIGSYPISVLAIDILGEQAATFTITSPPPPFTIAPNTSYPVELRFLQSSTGLNSAQIRIITQSDTIIQQIQGKVISPALRLADSVDLFQKSRLRVMFGVNQYKEEGCATQRFVIVHRNNFDA, encoded by the coding sequence ATGGCATGGAACCCTATAGTCAGGAATGCTAGGGGAGGGAAATATCTGTGGCGTGTCCCGAATATTGAATCGAATTCTTGCTTGCTTCGCGCAAGGCAAGCATTATTCGGCATCTCTCAGCAACCTCACCAATGGCCTCAAAGGATAGGAGGCCCAAAATCCGAGAGCGTTAGCGGGATTGTAGCGGATAACGCTGGCCATATTTTTATTGCTGGTTACTCAACAGGGGAAATCACAGATTTTGGAAGCTCTGCATTAAAAACTTCCGGCGGTTATGTAGCCAAATACAGCACCGATGGAAGGCGTATTTGGGTAGTACAGTTTACTGGTATTCCTTCGAATGCGGGGAAAGGTATAGCTATTGATAACGCAGGCAATCTGGTAATAACAGGTCGTTTTTTCAATAAAATGGATATTGGAGACACCAGCCTTACTGCTGTCGGCGGTGCAGATATTTTTGTAGCAAAATTTGATTCTGATGGCAATCTACAATGGGCTACCCAAGCTGGGGGAATTGACCCCGACCAAAGTCAAGCTGTTACTACTGACAAGCAAGGGAATATATACATCACTGGTAGCTTTTTTAAAAGGGCTTCGTTTGGTGAATACGAGTTGATAAATACCCTAATCGAAAGAAATGACACCGCGAATTACTTCCGAAGCTACGAGAATGCCTTTGTTGCCAAGTACTCAAAAGACGGCAAGATTGTTTGGGTGAAAAAATTTGATGGCATTTCGAATACATCACGTGATGCAGTGTATGGGGGCGGCATTTCCATGGATGCTTCAGGAAATTTAATAGTGATCGGCAATTTTAATGGATGGATCAAGTATGATACAACATTGTTCTACAGCCATAGTGAAGAGGATGTTTTCATAGGAAAATTTACTACAGATGGAGAGTTAATTTGGCTTGATCATTATGGGATTCCCGGTGTCAGTACACCGATATTTTTTGATGCATTGACAATTGATTCAGCTAACAACATCATTCTTACTGTTTCAATAAACTATCGAGGTTATTTACTGAAGTTCAATACAGATGGGGATAGATTACTGGGGCAATATATGCCTTCAAGATTTTATCAAAACCGTCATGAAATATACCCGCCACAGAGTTCTATAGTTTCGGATAAATATGGGAATATATTTTTAATATGCTCTCTTATTAGCAAAACCAATATTGGTATTGACACATTACCTCGAAACAATTATGAAGGGAACACATTGGTTTCAAAGATTCATCCAGATGGAACGTATGAATGGTCCACTGTCATTGGCAGTAGCGAATCTGGGACTAGCAGAAGCATTACACTTGACTCCTTGAATAACATCTTCGTTGCTGGTGGGTTTCACAATACTGGCAATTTTCTTGATTCCCAGATGACCACTGTCAAGTATGAGGACGTTTTCATTTCTCAAGTAATGGATATTACAGCCAACAGTACTTTGTCTAATATTTCTTTTCAAATAAAAAAATCAAAGGTAGCGAGCAAAGACGTTGATTTTGGGAATGTTGGTGCTGGCTATCAAAAGGATACCGTGATTCAAGATTTCATCCGAAATATTGGTTCCTACCCTATTAGCGTTCTCGCTATTGATATTCTTGGTGAGCAGGCTGCGACTTTTACTATCACTTCCCCACCTCCACCATTTACTATTGCTCCTAATACTTCTTACCCAGTTGAGCTTAGATTTCTCCAATCAAGTACCGGATTGAATTCAGCACAGATCCGCATTAT